GATTCACATCGCCTCTGGGAAGGTTTGCGCCCTGGCCGGTACTGCCACCGATCAACGCAGGCGCAAACGGACGGACCGTCCACGGTCGGAAACTGGAAAAGCGGGGGGCTGCCACCTGCCGCTCGGGAAGGTTTTTGTCCAATCGGGCCGGATAGAGCTCGCACGGGTGTCGCCGTGCAGCATCCGAGGGGTTTTGCTGTATCGTCAGTGCCGCGCAAGCGGCCGGGACTGGGGATCTGACGGACGAGAAGACAAGAATGAACGAGTTTTGGGCGCAGGCGAGTGACATCCTTCGTGAACGGGTCGGGAGCAATAACCATACAGCTTGGATCGCACCGCTGGAGCTTTCTGCGATTGAATCGCAGGAAGCGCAGGTCGCTGCCCCGACCCGGTTCATTTCCGACTGGGTGCAGCGGCATTATGCCGATGCAATTCGCGATGCCCTGGTGCAGGCCGGTGCCCCTGTCGCACGGCTGAGCTTCCGCGTTTCTGCCGCCCGGAAATCCGCCGCCGCTGCTGCGCGCAAGGGCGGGGCTGCAAATGACGCCGGGCCCGTCCGCGCCGACGCCGCCCGTGGCGCAGATCGCGGCAGTGAACACGATATTTCCGCGCCGCTCGATTCGCGTTTCACCTTTGACAACTTCGTGGTCGGCAAGCCCAACGAGCTGGCCCATGCGGCTGCGCGTCGTGTCGCCGAAGGCGCGGCGGTCACCTTCAACCCGCTGTTCCTCTATGGCGGGGTCGGGCTGGGCAAGACCCATCTCATGCACGCGATTGCCTCGGAAACCCGTGCGCGTCGCCCGGAATCGCGGGTGCTGTATCTTTCTGCCGAGCAGTTCATGTACCGCTTCGTGCAGGCGCTGCGTGAGCGGACCGTGATGGATTTCAAGGAAATGTTCCGTACCGTCGAACTGCTGATGGTCGATGACGTCCAGTTCATCGCCGGAAAGGACTCGACGCAGGAGGAGTTTTTCCACACCTTCAACGCGCTTGTGGATCAGGGCAAGCAGATCGTTATCTCCGCCGACCGCGCACCGGGTGAGATCAAGGATCTGGAAGACAGGATCAAATCGCGGCTGCAATGTGGGCTGGTCGTCGATCTGCACCCGACCGATTACGAATTGCGCCTTGGCATCATGCAGTCGAAGGCCGATTCCTTCCGCGCGCAATATTCCGGCCTGCAAATTGAACCGGGCGTTCTGGAATTCCTTGCCCATCGTATCACCTCGAATGTGCGGGTGCTTGAGGGCGCGTTGCAGCGGCTGTTCGCCTTCGCTTCGCTGGTTGGCCGCCCGATTGACATGGAACTGACGCAGGATTGCCTCGCTGACATTCTGCGCTCCTCCGACCGGAAACTGTCCATCGAGGATATTCAGCGAAAGGTGGCAGAGCACTATAACATCAAGCTCGCCGATCTGGTCGGTCAGCGCCGCGTTCGTACCATTGCCCGTCCCCGTCAGGTGGCGATGTATCTGGCCAAGCAGATGACCACGCGCAGCCTTCCGGAAATCGGACGCCGCTTCGGTGGCCGCGATCACACCACGATCATGCATGGTGTGCGCAAGATCGAAGAACTCTGTACCGAAGATCACGGGCTGGCCGAGGACGTTCAACTTCTCCGTCGCGCTCTCGAGGCTTGATTCTCGCCGCATTTCAATAAACATTCTGCTGACCGGCCCCTTGGGTCGTGGCAGGCGTGCAATCCGGCGCGCGAGACAGGGGACAGATGATGAAATTCTCGATTGAACGGGCCGATCTGGTCAAAGCCGTGGCACAGGCGCAATCGGTGGTCGAGCGCCGCCACACCATCCCCATCCTCGCCAATGTCCAGATCGAGGCAACGCCGGACGGCGTCAGCTTCCGTGCGACCGATCTGGATACGGAAGTGGTCGACCGCGCCCCGGCGCAGGTGGAGCGTCCGGGAGCGACGACTGTGTCCGCACAGATGCTGAACGAGATTTCGCGCAAATTGCCGGATGGCGCGCTGGTGACGATTGCGGTCGATGGCGCGAGCGAGCGGCTGAACGTGCAGGCCGGGCGCTCGAACTTCACGCTCGCCACTTTGCCGACCGAAGATTTCCCGGTGATGGCGAATTCCGAATACACGGCGAATTTTGCAGCCCCCGCGACTGTCCTGCGCCGCCTGTTCGACAAGTCGAAATTCGCGATCTCCAACGAGGAGACCCGTTATTATCTGAACGGCGTTTACATGCATATCGCCGACGCGGAGGACGGCAAGGCGCTGCGCTGTGTGGCAACGGATGGTCACCGGCTGGCGCGGATCGACGCGCCGCTGCCTGACGGTGCGGCGGATATGCCGGGCGTCATTGTGCCGCGGAAAACCGTGGCCGAATTGCGCAAGCTTCTGGATGATGACGAGGCGCAAATCGCTGTCTCGGTCAGTGAAACCAAGATCCGCTTCGCGACGCCGAATATCACGCTGACCTCGAAAGTGATCGACGGCACCTTCCCCGATTACACCCGCGTCATCCCGACCGGCAATTCGCGCAAGATGGAGGTGGATGCGAACGATTTCGCCCGCGCCGTCGACCGCGTGGCAACGGTGAGCAGCGAGCGTTCGCGGGCCGTCAAGCTGGCGCTTGATATGGATCGCGTGATCCTGTCGGTGAACGCGCCCGACGCCGGAACCGCTGACGAGGAACTGGCGGTTGCTTATGGAGACGAGGCGCTGGAGATCGGTTTCAACGCCAAATATCTTCAGGAAATCGCAGCCCAGATCGACCGTGAAAATGCCGTGTTCATGTTCAACGGCTCGGGCGATGCCGCGCTGATCCGCGAAGGCACCGACCCGTCGGCGGTCTACGTCGTCATGCCGATGCGCGTGTGAGCCTCAGCCGACTGACACTTGCCCAGTTCCGTTCCTGGCCGCGCTTCGATCTGAGCCTCGATGCGCGGCCGGTGGCGCTTTATGGGCCCAATGGCTCGGGCAAGACCAATGTGCTGGAGGCGATTTCGATGCTGTCGCCGGGCCGTGGCATGCGCGCTGCCGCACCTGCCGATCAGGCGCGGCAGGGTGTCGGTGCGGGGTGGCGCATCCGGGCAGAGATCGGCGGGCGGCTGGTGGAGACCACGGCGCCGCCGGGCGCGCGGCGCGAGGTTGTGCTGGATGATAAACCCGCCCCGCAGGTGGCGCTTGGCGCGCTGATGCGGGTGATCTGGCTGACCCCGGCGATGGACCGGCTTTGGACCGACGCGCCGGAGGGGCGGCGGCGGTTCCTGGACCGCGTGACGTTGAGCTTTCAGCCCGATCATGCAGAGGCGGCGCTGACCTATGACAAGGCGATGCGCGAACGCAACCGGCTGCTGCGCGATCAGGTCACCGATCCCGGCTGGTATCGCGCGCTTGAGGCGCAGATGGCCGAGGCCGGGGCGCAGATGACACAGAACCGGCGGGCGGCAATTGATGCGATCATGGCGGCGCAGGATGGCGGCAACGGCTTCCCGGTGGCAAGGCTGCGCCTGATGCCGGGGGAAGGGTTTGCCGACGATCCTGACGTGTCGAATATCGCGACCCGGCTGGCGGAGATGCGCCCGCGCGATCTCGCCGCCGGTCGCAGCCTGACTGGGCCGCACCGTGCCGATCTTGGCGCGAATTGGGGGGCGGATGATATGCCCGCGGCGCTTTCCTCGACGGGGGAGCAGAAAGCGCTGCTGCTGTCGCTGATACTGGCCAATGCGCGCGCGCTGTCGGATCAGCCGCTGGTGCTGCTGCTGGACGAGGTCGCGGCCCATCTGGATGCCGACCGCCGCGCGATGCTTTACGACCAGATCGCACAGCTATCGGCGCAGACGCTTCTGACCGGGACCGGGGCCGAGCTTTTTGCCGAATTTGGCGATCGTGCGCGCAGGCTGGCGGTCAGCCGCGCGGACGGGGCATCGCGGTTTGCCGAACACGCGGCGGAGACGGGCAGCGACAGGCCGTAAGTTCAGCACATAGATCATTGTCTTTGCCGTGACTTTCCCTGCGTGACTGACTATATAATCCTAAGAAAAACAGGAATATTCAGGCATGACAGATACCGCTCCGCAGCAGGCTGATTACGGCGCAGATTCCATCAAGGTTCTCAAGGGGTTGGAGGCCGTGCGGAAACGGCCCGGCATGTATATCGGCGACACCGACGACGGCAGCGGTCTGCATCACATGGTCTATGAGGTGGTCGATAACGGCATTGATGAGGCTTTGGCCGGTCATGCCGACTTCGTCCATGTGAAAATCCACGCCGACAGCTCTGTCTCCGTGCGCGATAACGGGCGCGGGATTCCGGTCGAGATGCACAAGACGGAGGGCGTTTCGGCGGCGGAGGTCATCATGACCCAGCTTCACGCCGGCGGGAAGTTCGACCAGAACAGCTACAAGGTTTCGGGCGGCCTGCATGGTGTCGGCGTCTCGGTCGTGAACGCGCTCAGCGACTGGCTGGAACTGCGCATCTGGCGCAATGGCAAGGAACATGTCGCGCGGTTCGAAAAAGGTGAAACCGCCGAGCATCTGAAGGTGGTCGGCGACGCACCGGGTCAGAAGGGGACGGAGGTCCGTTTCCTCGCCTCCTCCAAGATCACCGATGAGAACGGGACGTTTTCCAATTTGGAATACAGTTTCAAAACGCTGGAAAACCGGCTGCGCGAATTGGCCTTCCTCAATTCCGGCGTGCGGATCATTCTGGAGGATGAGCGTCCGGCAGAGCCGCTGAAAACCGAACTCTATTATGAGGGCGGGGTTCGGGAATTCGTGAAATATATCGACCGCTCCAAAACCCCGGTCATGGATCAGCCGATTTTCATTGATGGCGAGCGGAACGGCATCGGGGTGGAGGTCGCGATGTGGTGGAACGACAGCTACCACGAAACGGTCCTGCCCTTTACCAACAATATCCCGCAGCGGGATGGCGGCACCCATATGGCCGGTTTCCGTGGCGCGCTGACGCGTGTGATCACGAAATATGCGCAAGAAACCGGGATCGCGAAGAAAGAGAAGGTGGATTTCACCGGCGACGACGCGCGTGAGGGGCTGACCTGTGTGCTGTCGGTGAAGGTGCCGGACCCGAAATTCTCGTCGCAGACCAAGGACAAGCTGGTCTCCTCCGAGGTTCGCCCCGCCGTTGAGGGGTTGGTGGGCGAAAAGCTGGCCGAATGGTTCGAGGAAAACCCCGCCGAGGCCAAGCAGATCGTCGGCAAGATCATCGAGGCCGCACTTGCCCGCGAGGCTGCGCGGAAGGCCCGTGAACTGACCCGTCGCAAGACCGCGATGGATGTGGCCAGCCTGCCGGGCAAGCTGGCGGATTGTCAGGAGAAAGATCCCTCTCTGGCAGAACTGTTCATCGTCGAGGGCGACTCCGCAGGCGGATCGGCCAAGCAGGGGCGTTCGCGCCAGAACCAGGCCGTGCTGCCGCTTCGCGGGAAAATCCTGAACGTGGAACGGGCGCGGTTCGACCGGATGCTGTCCTCCGACCAGATCGGGACGCTGATCACGGCGCTCGGTACCGGGATCGGGCGGGACGAATTCAATCTCGACAAGCTGCGCTACCACAAGATCGTCATCATGACCGATGCCGACGTGGATGGGGCGCATATCCGCACGCTGCTGCTGACCTTCTTCTTCCGTCAGATGCCGGAACTGATCGAGGCCGGGCATCTCTATATCGCTGAGCCGCCGCTCTATAAGGTCGGGCGCGGGCGGTCGGAGGTTTATCTGAAGAACGAGGCGGCACTTGAGGATTATCTGATCCAGCAGGGCATCGACGGGGCGACGCTGCGGCTGGGCTCGGGCGAGGATATCAGCGGCAACGACCTCATGCGCGTCGTCGAAGAGGCCCGGACCGCGCGGCGTGTCTTGCGCGCCTATCCGACCCACTACCCGCCCCAGATCACGGAGCAGGCGGCGATTGCCGGTGCCTTGGTGCAGGGCCGCGTCGATCAGGATGCGGCGGCAGTTGCAACCGATGTGGCAACCCGTCTGGATATGATTGCCGAGGAATATGAGCGCGGCTGGACCGGCCGCCCGACGCAGGATGGCGGTATCCGTCTGACCCGCATGCTGCGCGGCGTGGAAGAGGCGCGGACGCTCGACGGTCCCATGCTGCGCTCTGCGGAGTCGCGGCGTCTGGGTGAAATGACCGGCCAGCTGCAGGAAATCTATGCGCAACCGGCGCGGCTTCTGCGCAAGGATCGCGAGTTGCCCATCTGGGGCCCGCTTGGCCTGTTGTCGGCGATTTTCCTTGAAGGTGAGAAAGGGCTGTCGCTTCAGCGATACAAAGGTCTGGGCGAGATGAACCCGGAACAGCTTTGGGAAACCACGCTGGACCCGCAGGCCCGGACGATGCTTCAGGTCAGGGTTGAGGACCTGTCCGATGCGGAGGATATCTTCACCAAGCTGATGGGTGATCTGGTTGAACCGCGCCGGGAATTTATCCAGCAAAACGCCCTGAGCGTCGAAAACCTCGATATCTGATCCAAAAGCGGCAGCTATTACGGCTGCCGCTTTGTTTCAGGCGAAATATAAAATCCTCTTCGGCGATCACTTTTCGGGGATTTGTCGTATATTTGATTTTATACAACTGACGATTGAAAAAAATTGATGTATGCAGCCTTTATTTGCAAGGAGGCATCATGAAACACACTCTCCGGATAATAGCTGTTCTGTCTGCCGTCGGCACTGCGCCCGCCGTGCTTGCAGCGCCCGAGGGCGAGTATGTCGATCCGCTGAACAATCCTCTGACCGTTGAGGACGTTGGAAAACCGGCATTCTACGGTGCCTATGTCGGTGGCGTGGTCGGAGCCTCTTGCTGCGGGGAAGACAGGGTCGGCATCGGCCAGAATCTCGATCCCGCTCAGGCGGCCGCGCGCACGCTCTGGCCCAAGGGCGGCACTTACGGGCTGCGGGCGGGTTTCCGCGCTCCGGTCACAAGTGCGGGTGATGTCGTGGTCGCCGTCGGGGGCGAACTGTCTTACGACCAGACAGGCATCGATGACAAAATCCGGATAAATGACTACACCGCCGCCACTGACGTCAAAAGTGTCCTTGCGCTGCGTTCGAGGGCCGGTGTGCTGAATAAAGCTCAAGACACCTGGATATATGCAATCGCAGGTGTCGCCCGGGTCAAATACGACTATGAAGTCACGGGCAATGGCGATGTCGGGCAAATTGCGCTGAAACATGAAGGTGTGTCTTCAAGCGGCCTCATTTTCGGCGCGGGTATCGAATATATGCTGAACGATAACTGGTCCGTGACCGGCGAATGGGAATACCAGCAGTTCAAGAACAAGCTTCTCAAGGGCTCTTATGGAGAGACCACGAGGGCGACGCCGCAATGGCATCAGATCCGGGTCGGTGTGAACTACGAGTTCTGACCGGCTTTGAGTGAGGCCGCGCGAGCCGCTTGGCCTCACTCAGCCTTCATCACGCGCGGCGCTCTCCTTGCAGTGTTTTTCGCGCTCCGCAGCCACATACCGGCGCAGGAGGGCTGCGCGATGTGGGCGGAAGCTCTGTCCGGTCAGTGCTGCTGCTGCGATACGATTGCAATGGAAGATACGAAAATCCTCGCGCAGGCAGCACCAGGCCAGCAGCATCAGCGATCTTTCGGAATATGACAAGCCGAGCGGCCGGATCACACGTTCGCTGATCCTCTCTTGCAGATCGCGATAAGTGATGGCCAGCTCCCGTTCCTCCCAGCAGGCGCAGCGGACCAGCGCCATATCCACGCTTGGCTCCTGACGTTCGGCGCGGGCCGTGAAGCTTCGCAATGCCGCATGGGCAATTTCCTGCGCCTGCCGATCCGGCAGCGTGGCAATGATGCGCGACAATGCCCCCTCTGCTGCGTCGACAAGCGCGTCGTCGCCGATGCGGGGCAGGGCTTCCACGGCCAGACGCAGCGCCTCGATCTCCAGACGTGAAAAGCTCTGCGGCGGCAGTGCCGTGTCCTCGACCAGCCGATAGCCGACGCCCGCCTCCCCGTCGATCAATGCCCCGCCGGCGCGCAGCGTGGCGATGTCGCGGTAAAGCTGGCGTCTGCTGACGCCGGTTTCCGCCG
The genomic region above belongs to Paracoccus sp. SCSIO 75233 and contains:
- the dnaA gene encoding chromosomal replication initiator protein DnaA; translated protein: MNEFWAQASDILRERVGSNNHTAWIAPLELSAIESQEAQVAAPTRFISDWVQRHYADAIRDALVQAGAPVARLSFRVSAARKSAAAAARKGGAANDAGPVRADAARGADRGSEHDISAPLDSRFTFDNFVVGKPNELAHAAARRVAEGAAVTFNPLFLYGGVGLGKTHLMHAIASETRARRPESRVLYLSAEQFMYRFVQALRERTVMDFKEMFRTVELLMVDDVQFIAGKDSTQEEFFHTFNALVDQGKQIVISADRAPGEIKDLEDRIKSRLQCGLVVDLHPTDYELRLGIMQSKADSFRAQYSGLQIEPGVLEFLAHRITSNVRVLEGALQRLFAFASLVGRPIDMELTQDCLADILRSSDRKLSIEDIQRKVAEHYNIKLADLVGQRRVRTIARPRQVAMYLAKQMTTRSLPEIGRRFGGRDHTTIMHGVRKIEELCTEDHGLAEDVQLLRRALEA
- the dnaN gene encoding DNA polymerase III subunit beta, with translation MKFSIERADLVKAVAQAQSVVERRHTIPILANVQIEATPDGVSFRATDLDTEVVDRAPAQVERPGATTVSAQMLNEISRKLPDGALVTIAVDGASERLNVQAGRSNFTLATLPTEDFPVMANSEYTANFAAPATVLRRLFDKSKFAISNEETRYYLNGVYMHIADAEDGKALRCVATDGHRLARIDAPLPDGAADMPGVIVPRKTVAELRKLLDDDEAQIAVSVSETKIRFATPNITLTSKVIDGTFPDYTRVIPTGNSRKMEVDANDFARAVDRVATVSSERSRAVKLALDMDRVILSVNAPDAGTADEELAVAYGDEALEIGFNAKYLQEIAAQIDRENAVFMFNGSGDAALIREGTDPSAVYVVMPMRV
- the recF gene encoding DNA replication/repair protein RecF; this translates as MSLSRLTLAQFRSWPRFDLSLDARPVALYGPNGSGKTNVLEAISMLSPGRGMRAAAPADQARQGVGAGWRIRAEIGGRLVETTAPPGARREVVLDDKPAPQVALGALMRVIWLTPAMDRLWTDAPEGRRRFLDRVTLSFQPDHAEAALTYDKAMRERNRLLRDQVTDPGWYRALEAQMAEAGAQMTQNRRAAIDAIMAAQDGGNGFPVARLRLMPGEGFADDPDVSNIATRLAEMRPRDLAAGRSLTGPHRADLGANWGADDMPAALSSTGEQKALLLSLILANARALSDQPLVLLLDEVAAHLDADRRAMLYDQIAQLSAQTLLTGTGAELFAEFGDRARRLAVSRADGASRFAEHAAETGSDRP
- the gyrB gene encoding DNA topoisomerase (ATP-hydrolyzing) subunit B, whose protein sequence is MTDTAPQQADYGADSIKVLKGLEAVRKRPGMYIGDTDDGSGLHHMVYEVVDNGIDEALAGHADFVHVKIHADSSVSVRDNGRGIPVEMHKTEGVSAAEVIMTQLHAGGKFDQNSYKVSGGLHGVGVSVVNALSDWLELRIWRNGKEHVARFEKGETAEHLKVVGDAPGQKGTEVRFLASSKITDENGTFSNLEYSFKTLENRLRELAFLNSGVRIILEDERPAEPLKTELYYEGGVREFVKYIDRSKTPVMDQPIFIDGERNGIGVEVAMWWNDSYHETVLPFTNNIPQRDGGTHMAGFRGALTRVITKYAQETGIAKKEKVDFTGDDAREGLTCVLSVKVPDPKFSSQTKDKLVSSEVRPAVEGLVGEKLAEWFEENPAEAKQIVGKIIEAALAREAARKARELTRRKTAMDVASLPGKLADCQEKDPSLAELFIVEGDSAGGSAKQGRSRQNQAVLPLRGKILNVERARFDRMLSSDQIGTLITALGTGIGRDEFNLDKLRYHKIVIMTDADVDGAHIRTLLLTFFFRQMPELIEAGHLYIAEPPLYKVGRGRSEVYLKNEAALEDYLIQQGIDGATLRLGSGEDISGNDLMRVVEEARTARRVLRAYPTHYPPQITEQAAIAGALVQGRVDQDAAAVATDVATRLDMIAEEYERGWTGRPTQDGGIRLTRMLRGVEEARTLDGPMLRSAESRRLGEMTGQLQEIYAQPARLLRKDRELPIWGPLGLLSAIFLEGEKGLSLQRYKGLGEMNPEQLWETTLDPQARTMLQVRVEDLSDAEDIFTKLMGDLVEPRREFIQQNALSVENLDI
- a CDS encoding outer membrane protein; this translates as MKKIDVCSLYLQGGIMKHTLRIIAVLSAVGTAPAVLAAPEGEYVDPLNNPLTVEDVGKPAFYGAYVGGVVGASCCGEDRVGIGQNLDPAQAAARTLWPKGGTYGLRAGFRAPVTSAGDVVVAVGGELSYDQTGIDDKIRINDYTAATDVKSVLALRSRAGVLNKAQDTWIYAIAGVARVKYDYEVTGNGDVGQIALKHEGVSSSGLIFGAGIEYMLNDNWSVTGEWEYQQFKNKLLKGSYGETTRATPQWHQIRVGVNYEF
- a CDS encoding YafY family protein; this encodes MARSDRLMRLMDTLRRLPPPITAGRLAAETGVSRRQLYRDIATLRAGGALIDGEAGVGYRLVEDTALPPQSFSRLEIEALRLAVEALPRIGDDALVDAAEGALSRIIATLPDRQAQEIAHAALRSFTARAERQEPSVDMALVRCACWEERELAITYRDLQERISERVIRPLGLSYSERSLMLLAWCCLREDFRIFHCNRIAAAALTGQSFRPHRAALLRRYVAAEREKHCKESAARDEG